In Neptuniibacter halophilus, the genomic stretch TTTAACCTGCTGCTCTGCTTCTTCGACTTCCTCATTGACCCAGCTACGTAACTTATCGATTACCGCCTGAGTCAGTTCCGGCATTTTGCTGAAGTCATCGTCATAGTCGTTGAGACCGTCACGCAGATTAAACTCAGGCAGAAGAAACAGTTTGCGCAGGGCCAGATTGCGAAGCTCCTGGCTGACCCCGGGTGAAAAGAACTGGGCGAAGTCCGATTCAGAATCCAGTGTTTCAAGGGCGGGCATATCCGCATCGGTCAGCTCGGGCTCAGTCTCAGCAGCGGGTACCCCTTCTTCTTCCGGGGCTTGCGGAATATCTTCGGCTGAGAGGGCCTCATCCGGTATCGGGTCGTTTCGGCTCTCGGCTTTGCGTTGAGACCAGCGGTTAAAGAATGAAGGCTTATCGCTCACTGCTGCG encodes the following:
- a CDS encoding DUF3306 domain-containing protein; the encoded protein is MSDKPSFFNRWSQRKAESRNDPIPDEALSAEDIPQAPEEEGVPAAETEPELTDADMPALETLDSESDFAQFFSPGVSQELRNLALRKLFLLPEFNLRDGLNDYDDDFSKMPELTQAVIDKLRSWVNEEVEEAEQQVKKELMQESDEEVAESAAATTSPEEEDDLGDADLEG